The Carassius carassius chromosome 37, fCarCar2.1, whole genome shotgun sequence genomic sequence GGCAAAAAATGTAGCTGGAACCACAAAATACAGCCTGATGGAGAATTTACGACCTTACCTTCTCTTTCTAGCCTCCCCACTGAAGTGTGCACTGTAGTATCGGATGCTGACTGCCATGTGCCAGTCACAACCATCTGCAGTGCTGTTAGCCCCTCCTCAGACTGCCAACTCATCCTTCGACACTACTTCAATGACTCTGGGATCTTCTGTGTCAACGTGTCAATGACAAATGATGTCAGTTTGGCATTCACAAATGCCAGGGTTAATATTAACATTGGTGAGTTCATTTATTTACAGTTGAAACATAAAGCATGGTGCTCTAAAACGATAGCAGTGCTGTTTATTCATCGTACATGCTTCTATTTCTCTGCAACATTTAGCAGGATCCAGGTTGACATCTGCAGGTGCCGCTGCCCTATTGTTGGGCATCCTGACTGTTGTATCGGCAATAGGTGCTGTGGCTTTTGCATATAAGTAAGTCATTCCAATACTGCTTAATATCCATGCACTGATTTAGTCAGCTGTCATGAATTATTcatgaattataattataattaatttttcaaCCTGCTCCTCTAGATTTACTAAAGCTTAATCAGTAAGCAAATTATTGTGAACATTAACTGGCAAAACTGGTTGGAAAGCACTAACTGGCCTTGTTTTTGCAACTTTCTAGGCGTCTTAAAGGGTATCAAAGGCTGACTGAGGAACCTGCTGCATGCCAATCCAAAGACACTGGCGTTAGCTCAATGCCAGTGCTCTTCTGGACCTTGATAAACCAGCAGACAGACAATCAGAAAAAAGGAGTAGTGTGAATTTTCCTTAAAAACCTTTACAattcaaatacaatttaaattttacaattacaatttaaagttgCATTAGTGCTATTTTGAATAGTGTAAAATCATATAAACCTTTTTTTACCAtctcatttttttaatctttaatatttgaattgagattttgtattcttttatacACCGATTTGAACCAAAATCCTTTTTTCTACAAAGGCATGTTTTTCATTACACTACATAGAATTTTGTACTGTAATTTTTATCTGAAAATTGGCCATCAAGCATTTAAGCAATTGAATAAAATATCACAAAAGCTGCTATTACTTTCTGGCCTTTTTATCTTAGAAATTGGTGGGAGATATTctggatgatatatatatatgtatataacagGTTAGGTCATCCCATAACATTAAATTAAGGCTTTTTACTACAAGATCTTTTGATACCATGACCTGctttccttcattcattcataccaCTGCTGTTACTCATTTGCacttacctaaaaaaaaatatgcccTTAATACCAACTGCTGAGTGACTACTAATCTACTTTTCCTTCAGCCGAAGTGGTTGGATGCCAAACCTGTCAAAGGCCATCAGTTGACCTGTGGAAACTGGTTGGTAAGCAGATTATTGCCTGGAATTACTTAAAACTGTCAGCTTATATTAACATCCACAAGAAAGATTTTGAAAGAATTGCACACCGGCAGATTTTTTTACATCACCATCAATTTATTCAGTCAAAATTTGGCAAGTAAATtccataaataataatcatactGGCCATAACAATACAACAACTGACCAAGAATGTGTCTCTAACATTTAGGAGTAGACTTTACACTTGATACCTCATGTATATCGTGTGTAAATTACCGGTCTACTGTTTTTAGTTTTAGACATTTAGTGAACAATTTAATACTCCTCGCCCTCCTCTTCTCCTTCACCCTCGATGGAGTCGACACCGACTTCTTCGTAATCTTTTTCCAGGGCAGCCATGTCCTCTCTGGCCTCTGAGAACTCACCCTCCTCCATACCCTCACCCACATACCAGTGCACAAAAGCACGCTTGGCGTACATCAGATCGAACTTATGATCGAGACGAGCCCAGGCCTCAGCAATAGCTGTGGTGTTGCTCAGCATGCACACGGCCCTCTGCACTTTAGCCAGATCACCACCTGGAACCACAGTGGGAGGCTGGTAGTTGATGCCAACCTTGAAACCAGTTGGACACCAGTCCACAAACTGGATTGTGCGCTTGGTCTTGATGGTGGCAATTGCAGCATTCACATCTTTGGGCACCACGTCACCACGGTACAGCAGACAGCAAGCCATGTACTTGCCGTGACGTGGGTCACATTTCACCATCTGATTGGCTGGCTCAAAGCAAGCATTAGTGATTTCAGCCACAGAGAGCTGCTCATGGTAAGCCTTCTCTGCGGAGATCACTGGGGCATAGGTAGCCAATGGGAAGTGGATACGAGGATATGGCACCAAGTTAGTCTGGAATTCTGTAAGATCGACATTGAGGGCACCATCAAACCTGAGGGAGGCTGTGATGGAGGACACAATCTGACTGATCAGCCTGTTGAGGTTGGTGTAAGTAGGACGCTCAATGTCAAGATTCCTACGGCAGATATCGTAAATAGCCTCATTGTCTACCATGAAGGCACAGTCAGAGTGCTCTAGGGTGGTGTGGGTGGTCAGGATGGAGTTGTAAGGCTCTACTACAGCAGTGGAGACCTGAGGAGCGGGGTAGATGGAGAACTCCAGCTTGGACTTCTTGCCATAGTCCACAGAGAGACGCTCCATCAGCAGAGAGGTAAAGCCTGAACCGGTTCCACCACCAAAGCTGTGGAACACCAAGAAACCCTGGAGACCTGTGCACTGGTCAGcctgaaaataaaaaacagtttggAAATTGACCCAGTATAATATAAGATTAATTTTAAGTATGTATTTCTTTATAACTACCTACCAGTTTGCGAATTCTGTCCAGCACCAGGTCAATGATTTCCTTTCCAATAGTGTAGTGACCACGGGCGTAGTTATTGGCAGCATCTTCCTTTCCAGTGATGAGCTGCTCAGGGTGGAACAGCTGACGGTATGTACCAGTGCGCACCTCATCTGGAAAGATGGTCAATGTTTAGTGACCGGAGCACTATGACATACACAATCATCATCACTTTAATCAAGTCCTATCCTCTTACCGATGACAGTGGGCTCCAGGTCTACAAACACAGCCCTGGGGACGTGCTTTCCAGCTCCGGTCTCACTGAAGAAGGTGTTGAAGGAGTCATCACCTCCTCCAATGGTCTTGTCGCTGGGCATCTGTCCATCCGGCTGGATGCCATGCTCAAGACAATAGAGTTCCCAGCAGGCATTGCCGATCTGGACTCCAGCTTGACCAACGTGGATAGAGATGCACTCACGCTGTGCAAAGGAATGGGAAAATCTTTTTATTAGGTTTGCACCATCATTCTGTTGACATTTGCATGTGTTTAATATTTTGGGTACAACAATAGACACATAGCTGACATTGCTTCAGAAATGTACCATAAATGTCTAAAAGTCTTTCTTTGGAATCATAAATGCATTGTAAACACCTGCAAAATGATATTTATCTTAAGGACAGGCATACGAGTGAAGTGAAATATTGTGGCATGATAAAGATTAGTAGGTTACCAAAAAGGATGAACAAATAAAAGCAGTCAGTTCTCTTTATTCAAAGGGAATGAGGCAGCAGAATGGGAACAAGGCAGATGCCCCACCCACACAGAACAGGCTTGCAAGAGCATGCCTGACTAGCCGTTgaaagagaacaaaaaaaaaataatgacataaatCCACCTTTTCCCATTTAAGTCATCTCAACGGTCTACATGAGACTATGGATTTCAATAAaggaacaatatttattttaagtaggTTTTTATAATTTTCTCAGTGGCTGTAACCAACATTTGAAAGGAATCCAGAATGCTGCTTGATGACTATGggattttaaattaacatttttctttatttttagatttggtcACCACTAATATTTAGATGCACCGCTGAACTTCCCTATGAGACATTGTGATGAAAAAAAGACAGGTCCCAGGAattgaataaaaacatatttatcaaaataatgAAAGCCATGAAAGCATTTAATGTAAAATCTCAATGGAAACAATAACAGCTGTGGAACAGAACAGGAATAGAAATCCAGTCATTTGCTGCACAGGCCAGACATGAGCTTCTGCAGACAGCTGCAGTCCCCACCCAGTTTACTCCTCATGCAGGGGGGAGGAGGGGTGGATGCAAATTTCAAGAAAATTCTATGTCAATCTCTGACGACAGAGAGCTTGTGAAAACCCCCCAAAAACAATCattacatttgtgcattttttaaagatattaaatcacaattattaaatataatacacaGTGATTTTAATTAAGCTGCcatttgtaatttaatattattattatatcgtatatatatagcctaataaCTGAGATAATGCATACTATTTTGGCTATGTTTTGCATGCATATGTCAAAAAATATTTCATCATGTAAGGTGGTTTTGGAGGTGCACCTTCAAAACAGGTGCActgttatgtaaatgtaattgatGTGAAATGTTACACTATTTTATAATGTGCGTCATTAAAAACTCATGATCctgtcatttattaaaaaaattgaaaaacaacGCATATTTTCGAACATACCGTTATGGAtgggtgaatgaatgaatggattgaTAGATGGATGAATGTAATCCTGCAGGCGTTTGCAAAGGCATTTCTAAACTGAATGCATGTAGTacgaatattatttttaaatgtacaattcTGTGCATTACAATAGGTACCtaagattattttatatatatttttgcggCGTTGGGTTGTTGCAATGTCGCGAGTTTGCCTCCATTTTAAGCAAAGGGCGCGCGGTGAATGACAAAGAAAAGCCGCTCGAGCTGCTTTGAACAAAATAACACAAGGATTAAACGACACAAACATTTATGGCCGAAACCCTTTGGCGCAACGTTATTTgaaatcaaagaaaaaatatgCTACTCACCATTGTTCTGGAGGGGATGGAGCGGTGAGGCGAATATCAGCAGGCAagaaatttatttattgttggGAGTATACTGTGAGTACACTGTCCAAGATTGAGACTGTCAGttgatgatgaagaggaggagcTAGAAAGAGCGTGACGTCGAGACGAGGAAGGGAGATTAAAACGTAGCCGGTAGTGACTGATATAAATCAGTGCAGTGCACATCTCATATCTCCTTACCAACATTTGTATGGTATTCTTCCCATAATGTGGTTGATATTGAAACCTGTTATCATCTTTATGTTTGTACACGTTCCCTTTCACGAAAGCAATCAAAACGCACGATATGGGAAAATTTATTTAATCACCAAAACAAAAGATTATGTTCTTCTTTAGCTTTAATAATGGAAATAATCAGTTTATGTTATAGCGGATAATGTAAGATTCGTGTTTCGAAATCCCCAGTAAGGCCTGTTCTTGCTCTGGCCCACCTGAAAAAGAATAGATAATGCTTGTGTTAGaaagtcattatttataataaataaagataaaataaatgtcaatagAACAAAAAAGTAATAGATAATGCTTGTGCTAGAAGGTCattatttatcataaataaaaataaaatacaaagaaagaaCAGAGAATGTTAGTGTTAAAAGCTCCCTTTTCTTTCTAAATATACAAGTAgttagaatagaaaaaaatagagtGCAAATGTTAGaaggtcatttttaataaaaaagcaaataaaatttgaataaattgtATAATAGAGATtgttagagttagagggtcaaatgaagatgaaagagatgtgttttcagtcGTTTCTTGAAAATGATTAAGGACTTGGAATGAGTTGGGCAAGTAATTCCACCAGGAAGGACTATTTGTCCATGGAATTTTTATCACAGGTAGAATGtaaaatgtttcaatacaagcatttaattcaaatgtaatttatgcaa encodes the following:
- the LOC132118417 gene encoding tubulin alpha-1B chain-like produces the protein MRECISIHVGQAGVQIGNACWELYCLEHGIQPDGQMPSDKTIGGGDDSFNTFFSETGAGKHVPRAVFVDLEPTVIDEVRTGTYRQLFHPEQLITGKEDAANNYARGHYTIGKEIIDLVLDRIRKLADQCTGLQGFLVFHSFGGGTGSGFTSLLMERLSVDYGKKSKLEFSIYPAPQVSTAVVEPYNSILTTHTTLEHSDCAFMVDNEAIYDICRRNLDIERPTYTNLNRLISQIVSSITASLRFDGALNVDLTEFQTNLVPYPRIHFPLATYAPVISAEKAYHEQLSVAEITNACFEPANQMVKCDPRHGKYMACCLLYRGDVVPKDVNAAIATIKTKRTIQFVDWCPTGFKVGINYQPPTVVPGGDLAKVQRAVCMLSNTTAIAEAWARLDHKFDLMYAKRAFVHWYVGEGMEEGEFSEAREDMAALEKDYEEVGVDSIEGEGEEEGEEY